The sequence GGTCACGTCGATGAACACAACGAGCCCGGTACGGGTGTCGGCGGCGGGGTCGACGATCACGGTGAAGCCGCGGATCACACCGTCCTTGCGCAGCCGTCTGACCCGGTCGGCCGCCGCGTTGGCGCTGAGTCCGACCCGTACGCCGAGGTCGCGGTACGAGATCCGGGCGTCCTCCTGGAGGACACCGAGGATTTCCCTGTCCAGACGATCCATGGTCCCAATTGTCACAGATTCGACGCCTATGCGAAGCGCGGGCGGTGTCCCCCGTACGGCGCATGCCGACGGGCTCACGGCCCGTGTCCGGCCTTGACTGGCCGTGTGGACACAGCCGTGAAGCAGTCACCCGCACGCGCGGACGCCCCGGGCTCCGCCGCCTATCGCAACCTGATCGTGGCCACGATCGGCTTCACGCTGACGTTCTGGGCGTGGAACCTGATCGCGCCCATGTCGGCGGACTACAAGGACCGCCTGGACCTGAACTCGTTCCAGCAGTCGCTGCTGGTCGCCGTGCCGGTGCTGGTGGGCTCGCTGGGCCGTATCCCGGCGGGCACGCTGACCGACAAGTACGGGGCGCGGCTGATGTTCCCCCTCACCTCGGCGCTGACGATCCTGCCGGTGCTGCTGCTGATCCCGGCGAAGAACTCGTACGGCGCGATGCTGGCCGTGGGCTTCCTGCTGGGGGTCGGCGGCACGACGTTCGCGATCGGCATCCCGCTGGTCAACTCGTGGTTCCCGCCCGTCAAGCGCGGTCTCGCGCTCGGCGTCTTCGGCATGGGCATGGGCGGCGTCGCGCTGTCCGGCTACTTCACGCCGCGCATCGCCAAGCACGGCGACAATCTGCCGTTCCTCGTGGTCGCCGGCGCCCTGGTGGTGTTCGCCGCGCTGTCGGCGGTGCTGATCAACGACCACCCGGGCCGCCAGGTGCCGACCGACTCGCTGGCGCACCGGCTGGGCGCGGCGGGCCGGCTGCGGGTCACCTGGGAGCTGTCCGCGCTGTACGCGATCGGCTTCGGCGGCATCGTCGCGTTCGGCGTGTACCTGCCGACGTACCTGAAGACGTGGTACGAGCTGTCGCCGACCGACGCCGGGACGAAGGCGGCCGGGTTCGCCCTGGTCACCGTCATCTTCCGGCCGATCGGCGGCTGGCTCTCGGACCGCGTGCACCCGGCGCTCGTGACCTCCGTGGCCCTCGGGGTGGCCGCCCTGATGGCGATCGTCCAGGCCTTCGACCCCCGGCTGGACCCCACGGGCACGATCGCGCTGCTGGTCATGGCGGCGGGCCTGGGCACCGCGAGCGGCAGTGTCTTCGCGCTGGTCTCGCAGGTCACCCCGCAGGCGAAGGTGGGCAGTGTGACCGGCATCGTCGGCGCGATGGGCGGACTCGGCGGGTTCGTGCCGCCGCTGGTGATGGGCGCGATCTACAGCGCCAAGAACTCGTACTCGATCGGTTTCATGCTGCTGTCCGACCTGGCGCTGGCGGGCTGTGTGTACGCGTACGGGCGGATGCGGAACATTCAGCGGGACGGCTGAGGGGCACGGCGCGCGCCGGGGCGTGAGGCGGGCCTCATTCGAGCCGGTTTCCAGGGCCGGGGACCCCGTACCGATCTAGGGTGCGCAGGGTGATGCCACTTCTGCCCGCACTCCAGGACGCGTCCGGTCCGGCGGCCGCCCGCGAAGCCGTCCGGTTCGA is a genomic window of Streptomyces sp. NBC_00708 containing:
- a CDS encoding MFS transporter, which gives rise to MDTAVKQSPARADAPGSAAYRNLIVATIGFTLTFWAWNLIAPMSADYKDRLDLNSFQQSLLVAVPVLVGSLGRIPAGTLTDKYGARLMFPLTSALTILPVLLLIPAKNSYGAMLAVGFLLGVGGTTFAIGIPLVNSWFPPVKRGLALGVFGMGMGGVALSGYFTPRIAKHGDNLPFLVVAGALVVFAALSAVLINDHPGRQVPTDSLAHRLGAAGRLRVTWELSALYAIGFGGIVAFGVYLPTYLKTWYELSPTDAGTKAAGFALVTVIFRPIGGWLSDRVHPALVTSVALGVAALMAIVQAFDPRLDPTGTIALLVMAAGLGTASGSVFALVSQVTPQAKVGSVTGIVGAMGGLGGFVPPLVMGAIYSAKNSYSIGFMLLSDLALAGCVYAYGRMRNIQRDG